One stretch of Zootoca vivipara chromosome 8, rZooViv1.1, whole genome shotgun sequence DNA includes these proteins:
- the IRF4 gene encoding interferon regulatory factor 4, with product MNLEGERGIHSTSEGGGGMSSVSCGNGKLRQWLIEQIDSGKYPGLVWENDEKSIFRIPWKHAGKQDYNREEDAALFKAWALFKGKFREGIDKPDPPTWKTRLRCALNKSNDFEELVERSQLDISDPYKVYRIVPEGAKKGAKQLSMEDPQMIMNNTYAMNSSYSALPPQVPSYMVSHDRNWRDYMPEQSHPDISYQCASVPFAARNHHWQSPACQNGCQVTGTFYACAPPEAQTPGIPIEPSIRSGEALPLSDCRLHICLYYHETLVKEVTTSSPEGCRISHGQSYEVSGLDQVLFPYPEDHNQRKITEKSLSHLERGVILWMTPDGLYAKRLCQSRIYWDGPLAFCNDRPNKLEREQTCKLFDTQQFLSELQVFAHHGRPLPRFQIVLCFGEEFPDPQRQRKQITAHVEPMFARQLYYFAQQNTGPFLRGYDIPEQVTSSEDYHRALHHSSVPE from the exons ATGAACCTGGAGGGCGAGCGCGGCATCCACAGCACCAGCGAGGGCGGCGGCGGGATGAGCTCGGTGAGCTGCGGCAACGGGAAACTCCGCCAGTGGCTGATCGAGCAGATTGACAGCGGCAAGTACCCGGGCCTGGTGTGGGAGAACGACGAGAAGAGCATCTTCCGCATCCCCTGGAAGCACGCGGGCAAGCAGGACTACAATCGAGAGGAGGACGCCGCTCTTTTCAAG GCTTGGGCTCTATTTAAAGGAAAGTTCAGAGAAGGCATTGATAAGCCAGATCCCCCCACCTGGAAAACAAGACTGCGGTGTGCTTTGAACAAGAGCAATGACTTTGAAGAACTCGTTGAAAGAAGCCAGCTGGATATATCAGACCCCTATAAAGTGTACAGAATAGTACCAGAAGGAGCAAAGAAAG GAGCAAAACAACTTAGCATGGAAGATCCCCAAATGATTATGAATAATACTTACGCCATGAACTCATCTTATTCTGCACTACCACCTCAG GTGCCAAGCTACATGGTGTCTCATGACCGTAATTGGAGAGACTATATGCCGGAGCAGTCACACCCCGATATCTCCTACCAGTGTGCAAGTGTTCCTTTTGCAGCTCGCAACCACCATTGGCAAAGCCCAGCATGTCAGAACG GTTGTCAGGTCACTGGAACCTTTTACGCTTGTGCGCCACCCGAGGCACAGACTCCTGGGATCCCAATAGAGCCGAGCATAAGGTCTGGTGAAGCTCTTCCATTGTCAG ATTGTCGGTTGCACATCTGTCTATATTACCACGAAACTCTTGTGAAAGAAGTCACTACTTCAAGTCCTGAGGGGTGCAGAATATCTCATGGCCAAAGTTATGAGGTCAGCGGGCTGGACCAAGTTCTTTTCCCTTATCCGGAAGATCACAACCAGAGGAAAATAACGGAAAAATCCTTAAGCCACCTGGAAAGGGGAGTAATTCTCTGGATGACACCTGACGGACTCTATGCTAAGAGACTTTGCCAAAGCAGGATCTATTGGGATGGGCCTCTGGCGTTTTGCAACGACAGGCCTAACAAACTGGAAAGGGAGCAGACTTGCAAACTTTTTGATACTCAGCAGTTTTTATCAG AACTACAAGTATTTGCCCACCATGGGCGGCCGTTGCCTAGATTCCAGATTGTGTTGTGTTTCGGTGAAGAGTTTCCAGATCCACAAAGGCAAAGAAAACAAATTACAGCCCAT GTTGAGCCAATGTTTGCAAGGCAGCTATACTACTTTGCACAGCAAAACACCGGACCTTTTCTAAGAGGCTATGATATACCAGAACAAGTCACCAGTTCAGAAGACTACCATCGagctctccaccattcctctgttcCAGAATAA